Below is a genomic region from Dioscorea cayenensis subsp. rotundata cultivar TDr96_F1 chromosome 14, TDr96_F1_v2_PseudoChromosome.rev07_lg8_w22 25.fasta, whole genome shotgun sequence.
TCACAGATGTCACGCCAACACTTGCCATGCTGGTAATGCTCGCCATGCCCCAGCCTGAGGTCAGGAAGGGAACCATCAGGAACATGAGCATCTTGATAGAGCGTGACCTTGCCGCCTTTCCTGAGAGGGAAATAGGTGCCCGGCACACCACCGTACTCCGGGCCAGGGCCGACGCCTTGATGGTACATGCTCAGCTTGTGAATCGGAATATACTGGATGGAAAGCCTCAACACGGCATTAGGCTTACAGGGCTTTCCATTAGAGCCAAGGACTGGATATGTCCCTTCCACCTTTTCCCCGGAGTAAATCCATTCCACGGGGATCGCAACCGTGCCGATGATCTGCGAGCCGACAACATCGTTATCCTTAACGACGAACTCGATTTCAGCGGCGTGATGCGCAACAGGGACACAGAAATGCTGCGTCCACACAGGATTCTCGCTGTTGCTTATCACGTAAGTCCGGCCAAGGACGGCATTTGAGGCGACAATTGAAACATAAGGGTCGCTGGTCATCGACGACATGTGCTCCAGCTTACCACTGAGGGTGCTGGTAAGACGCTTGCCCAGCATATCACCGATGGTCTTGGAGAACATATCCATATTGGGAAGATTGAAGGCGTCGAAGATCCAGATATCAAGACTACCATGGAGGAGAAGAACCTTAAGGGATGAAATCGAGTGTTGTTTGTTGAAGGGGACGATCTGCATATGCTGGGATTCAGACGGAGAGGAGCCAGAGGGCAAGGCGGGGTAGACCGGACCGTGATGTTGGGAGGTGGAGGGGGACGACGGGGTTGTAGATTCAGAGATCCGCATATCTGCAAGGACGCTATCGATGGGATAGAGCGACGAGGAAGACAAAGAGTGTTCCGGAGCCGGAGCATCAGGAGGAGCCGACGGAGATGGATAGTAGGGAGAAGGAGCCGGAGCCGGAGCCGGAACGTAAGCGGAAGACGGGTAAGGGTTGTAGTAGTCGTAGGGGCTATGTTGCGGCGGAGGATAGTAGAGATGGCCAGAAAGAGAGACCGACGGTGGTGGATTCGCAGGGAAGGAGTTGGAGGGGTGGAGATAGTGAGGAGGAGGTTGATGGGGATCGGGATTCATGGGCGGCTGCGGTGGAGCTCCGGTGAAGGGATAGGGATAGGGATaaggattgccatagttgtccATCGAGGTAGAAAGAGAGGAGCTTTACGTTGGTTTCTTCATCAAAGAGCAAGGtctcgtcttcttcttcttcttcgactTCGTCTTCGATGGAGATGCGCGTTTTTTCCGGAAAAGAAACGAAGTGGCAGTTGGCTTACGAAGCGTAGACCAGCTGCTGTACCTTTCCACGAACGTGATTCGTGATTACTAACGTTATGGGCCGTTGGATCTGAATCAAGATGAGTCCTTTTATAGATTATAtctatttataaaattgaaagtgTATTTTCTGGCTttaatctaatttattttaaattcttgaGCCCAAAAAAcatgttaattaaaatttttatataaaaaaaattggtattacTATGAATCAAACACGGTGGACTTTGTTGACTCagtttttacttggttttctgtTTGTTGGTTaagactaatattatttttttataattatttttaagttttattttatttgtatttttttttattaatgtaatGTATGCTGTGTgtctttgtgtgtttttttacatgttattatttttaaaataaattagtgtgttatttattttaaaaaaaaataagtcaaagtaaaaaaaatgtatttatactgtttaaaaattttgaaatttgttttaagatatatattatctagttaaaatttaattacaagTTAAAACCTCGGTGATCTTTTGGTAGATGAATaagggattttaaaaaaaaaaattgagcgGATGAAATTTTGTAGGTGGTCTTGTCTCAGCTGTCGTTCCCCACCTACCATTATAATTTCTCAATATGTTGACATCTAGacgagaaaataataaaataaaaatatataaataaatattaaaattggcAGGGATCTTCTTGTCTGATGTCAACTGGAgaaatttgttgtttatttattcaagaaaaaaaaaaatctgtcgTTTACTTATAACTTTATAAGAATGAAATTATGCGGTTTTATCTGAGTGCAAGATCCCACGCGGGAGAGTCGGGACTATTTAAAGTTGTCGTATTATTGCCATTGCAAATGAGATAAGAAAACTATTcaatattaattaacaaaatttatcaTTATGAATAGGTaaacatggttttttttatttttatttattaaaaaaaattatgagtgaACGATTTAAACACTTGATTTTTCATTTCAGgctataggttttttttttcgttaaagtaaataaactgtaaatttattaaaaatatacggaataaaaagtataaaaaaaactataaataagaGCCCACTAAAGGTGGGACTATCATAGGATtatcacaaaatataaaaaaacaagctcaacataaagaatgagtCTCTAAGTgagtataaaaaaacaaaaataatagcaGGTTAGCCGATGTGAGCATGAATAGTAGGAACTACTAGGCTCACCCCATGGGATTAATGAAAGCCAGGGCTCTCTTAATGGTGCTAACAAACTCTAATTTCTGGGGTTTGAAATCTGGAATTGCagacacccaaaaaaaaaataaataaacatcaaagatacgcttatttttttttctagccAAACACTCAAGAAAATAGCTCTAGACAGTGTATCACATGTATCTCTTTGAGATCCTTTTAAACATGTCATCCAGGAGTCCCACATATTAGAGAGGGATTCTGGACGACAGGAGGCCATGACTCTATCGGCTATACTAATATTTATCTATTAAAGTTATTTGGTTGAGTTTAGCTGTGGACCCCACTCCTTGATTATATCCTAGCAtgcaaactttttttaataagagccattgatttttaagatttttaaaaccTTTCTTCGTATCCTTAGcgattaccaaaaaaaaaaaaaaaaaattcacgaTCTGACTGTATCTCCACCGCCCACGATCACCTATTGTTGTGAACACCTTCCaatcttcctttcctttccttcttGGTGATGCCATCGGGACGAGTGGATCTTGAGTTGTTTTGCTTCTACTTTCAAGGTAAGATCTTGGAGCTTTgtgcagattttttttttttatttcttatttttcttgatgcTTGTTGGCTTTGTGAGAGTTCTTTCTATCTGAAACCCGAAAATTTgttcctacttttttttttttatttattcacctttaaaccttagatttagcccttgagtttctagggcttgttcccaatttgtagtttgaaggaattttgtttctctttgaTGTGTGCACCTAAGCATACTCTTGGAATCTTTGACCatgatgtttttatggatttaatcaCATCTCAAGGATGAGGTTTTGCAcgatatatttgatgtaatgcAATGTATGTTTGATTGAGATACAATCTTTCGCCATGAGAAAGGAATTATTAgctgatttaatttgataggttttagattttcatttttaataatagcaTAAATCTCTCTCCAATTTTAGGGATATTGGAGGCAGAATTTgcaggaatgtaaaatataaaagttgtagattttgatgttacctaaatacctgcaaaatttcagattttatgcatatgtagtttgtgagatatagctcTATTAGTATAATTGTCACGGATGATATTTTTGTGCATAAGTTGAAGAATTATGGTCATTTTTTATGATCATGgagattgaattagataaggtgaaaaatataaaagttgttCATTTTTGGGTTATCTGATTGTTAGTAAAATTGCATTACTTTTGGAGTTGTAGGTTGAGAGAAATGCATgttttaaaagtatatgtctaaattataagtttgtAGAAATAGCTGGAGaatcaaataaatgttataatttgagtagtactccaaataatgtgaatttcggatatgtcatagtcTTAGGTGTCtacttttctcaaaattttgaaatttatgatttggaaaagtgtatatgaagttatgagggttttagtacttattgatcatgttggaattattgatatggcttttagagtgggtaattgctattgtaccctcgcaataatcaatatttgggagtgtagaataatagtttgaactttttgcattcgtacccttctaaaaatcttttttttaatactattgcttgttagcttcgattttgttattaaaaGCTAATAGAATCTCTTCCCAGATATAGGgcatgccaaaggtgtaaggtttgggagtatttttgggtgTTAATCAtataagtatcccacatataaatcctattatatgtatatacttgaaaattctagttttgtgaacttttggaatttttgagaaaaatactgattattttgatttatattttaaattatttatttattattattttcggaattactttaaattattttaaacttcgagttagtgatattttattttggattagaattttctgaaaggtttgaatatctatttaaatttagattatttaagttctaaagtttagacagcttatctaaatatgtattacttcaattctgaatttcagatattttttagttaatttttgattaattattattaatattttcttttaattatttcatgtttggattaaaataactggtttattttgatatgataaaaatgggatcacgcGACTGCAAATAACTTGCATTTTGCCTAAtatgaattttgataatttaatgttttgtgaacatgaaatattttgacacagtactcgtagtccccaaactaacttaatttgcaataaccctgtcattgggggttaaacactgatcgTGTCAATATGTACTCtgatataaaaactatagtttcccaccgctttaccgccggtgaagaataacggtaTCTGATAATTATGGCCcgggtcaccaagggtaaaaatatgaattcTGATAATTCTGACTCGAgttaccgagggtaaatatatgaattctgttattttgttttgacaatagttgtttgggggacctatatgcatGGTTTTGTCATctgtgtttatataaaataaatttgatttctgattttgattttgataatatatgatttttgtaaaggatccctatattttttagtgggtgcttatttggctgtcaagctcataatcttgttgttgaatttttttagatCAAAAGTAAATAGTATGATAGACATCTTAGTGAGCTAGTGAGAGATTGTGATCTTGattctttctatattttgagttgtttttttcgTTTGTGtgagtatttgttttatttaacaCCAGCTTGTATATGAAGTTGGAATTTTGAACAttgtgaatatttgtttttgacttTTGATAGTCTCTGTTAGCTTATATGTTTTGCTTTGGATCAGTTTTTGAGATCTTGTATGTCTACTTGGTTTCGGGCTTGTAGATGTACGCCCATTTGTCTGTGCCCCAAGTCCATTGAACCGGGTTCGGGGCATGACATTAGtcaaaatttaacttttttttttttacatttcagtAATAAGATTTAACTTTTTGTATATGTGAAAAgtaattttgtttgtatttcaatataaatatgggttaatatttttattaaaaaatagaataaattatcatataaaatttacatctttgttttgtttattagtaatttcttatgttttaattaagtcaAATGTATAAGTTTTTAATGTAAACAAGTATTTTGGAATTTGCGTACCTCAAACTTTTGATCACTTAGCaaataaaagtgttttttttaacatccgtggttcattaaaaaaaaaatcgtacggtctaaatataaaaaacaaaaagaaattaaagttCATAATTAGTTTTCGATTCAGCAGTAGTTCATCAAACTAGACTTttgaaaaaattgtttaatttgtgGTTGCAAAAGAGTGGTATATGTCACTATCTAAATTGATTGGCCCTGCTATTTTCAACTTTGAAAATTAATGATTCAAGTGCAATGAACTCAATGAAGATAATGGGTTAGATATgccaaattataataatatttagtgGCACAAAATTAACTTAGTTTAGTTGATCTTCCACCTTAATAAGTGCCAAGAATTATGATACACTTTCCAATATTATCAAACATATCAATAATTGTCTACCATGCTCGCACTTAATAATTTGCTTAACTCAATTACATATATTGCAAACATGAAAAAAGAACACATAAATAAAAACGTTAAACATGTTAGTCAAAGTCAATACAGATTAATTTCACCAAAACATGCCACCAAACAACCATGATCATCAAACCAAACTGGAATGACCATGTCAATGTTCTTCTTAAATATAGTCAATGCTTTTTATTTGGAGTTAATCAGTGCTAAACGGTGATTAACTAGAACTATTCTAGTGCTAAAAATTAACACTTAAGACTTAAGTTCAGTTCCTCTCCCACTGCATCAACTCTATCACTACTGCCATGCAACTGCTATAGGACTTCGAACAGTGAATTCATTGCATGTCCAAATCAAGTGGCCAAATGAATAACCACTCTGTCCCTTACGACCATTACCTACAAAGGTTACCTTGTAACTCAGCTTCTGCCCAATCTTAGAGAAGTCCAACACTTTGGGCACTACATTCACAGTCACCTTATTTGGTTGGCGCACTTGAACAGTGTATTTGCACCGTGCAGCACCAACATTGGTCACAATCCTTGTGTGTGTCGACACTGAATTGGGCTTATCACTGCTAAGCAGAACAGAGAATGAAGGGTAGTTCAATTGGGCAGCTGGTCTAACACTTCTTTTGGAACATCTGTAGGTTCTTCTGGCAAACGCAGACATCTGCTTAGATGTGTAGTTCAGACTACAGAGATATTccagatagttattgggagtaATATCATAGACCAACCCTGGATTTGAAGCTCTCTCCGGGTCAACATGTCCGGAGCCAAAATCAAACGGTGTGGCCGGAGAGCCTGAACTTATGTCAATTATGGAACTGTTGCGGTTGTTGACAGTGTAAGCTGTTGTCATTAGTGCTGATTTGATTGCAGCCGGGGACCAGTTAAAGTGAACGGATTTAAGAAGTGCAGCCAATCCACTGACATGAGGACAGGACATGGATGTACCTGAGATTATGTTAAAAGAAACATGTCTTTTATCACTGGCAAGAAGAGTTGGACTCAGAGAAGGTGGCCATGCAGCTAGTATGTTCATGCCCGGCGCGGTCACGTCCGGTTTAATGATGTCCTCACTCATAATGTTCGGCCCTCTGGATGAGAATGCTGCTGATATCGGAGCAGGGTCGCCATACACCGTGCCGAGGAATTTTATCATAGCAGTTGGGTTCTTAGAAGAAGAAATGTATTTCTTAATGGCTGCTGATGCTGTAGCTCCGAGTGAAGAACCAGGAAGAACATGGGTATCAGCCAAGAGTTCCTCGCCGTCATCCTCAGAGTTCAAGAGAAGCATTGCTAAACCTCCGTTGAATTTAACGTTCTCCCCTTTCTCTGCTCGACCGTTGAAACCTCTGTCACAGAGGACCATCTTTCCTTGAACTAATTTCCTGGTGAGGGTGCCACTTTGGCAATACTCTGCATCTTCACCTCCAGCATTGGATCCGTAAACTAAAGGCAGTTGTTTGGTTGGCTTTCCTACATACAGAGAAGCACCTTTGAAAGTCCGGCCATCACCGAGAGTGACAAGAGTTGGGAAACTCCTGTCAATATAACTTGCGGCGACTGTAGTGATCCATGGTGCAGCATTACTCACTGTGAAAGCCGAGGGCCCGGAGTTTCCACCAGAGCATGAGACAAAGACACCCTTTTGGATAGCTCCAAAGGTGGCAATAGCAATGCTATCGGCGTAGTAATCCTGAGGACCTCCTCCAAGAGAGAGAGACAACACATTCACACCATCCGCCACTGCTCGATCCACAGCTGCTAGTACGTCAGAGTTAGCACAGCCGGTGGACCAGCAAGCTTTGTAAGCGGCCACCCTTGCAGTGTATCTCATCCCAGTCATTGATCCTTTGGCATTACCAAACAAACTAGCGCCGGAGATGAGATTGCCTGCCGCAGTGGATGCAGTGTGCGTGCCATGTCCTTCAGAGTCCCTTACAGACTTAAACTCTGTGGTTTCATTGATGAATCCACCGGACGCCTCGTAGCCTTTCCAAAAAGCTGTAGCTCCGATGAGTTTTCTGTTGCAGTTGTTGGATGAGAAATTGGTGCCGGCTTCACATTTGCCTTTCCAGTTCTTTGGGATTGGAGAGAAGTGATTGCCTTGGAAACTCTCATGTTCCGGCCATATGCCACTGTCGATGACGCCGATGATCACATCGGACGCCATGCTCGACTGTGACCAAAGCCCTGCGCCGGGTTTTAGGCCGAGGAATTGTGGGGTGTGTGTGGTGTGGAGGTTTAGTAGCACGTCAGGAAATGAATATAGGAAACCATCAATCTTTTCAAGGGATGATGCTTGCTTGGGTGAGAGCTTGGCGGAGAAACCTGAAAGCACTGTGTTGTAGGCGTAGAGGAGCTGTGGAGATgatgcttctccttcttcttctcgtGCTTCTTGAGCTGAGAGTTCGAGTATGGAGTCGAACACGGCTTCATGCCATTTCTTTGATCCGGCGAGAGAGCTCTGAAGAGTTGCCATCTTGGTTTCGTCCATGTGGACTATGTATGTCTTTGACTCTTCGGAAGGAGGTGAAGAGGATTGTATTGTGGATGCCATTGAACTGATTGAAGCCATCAAACACAGTAGGAATACATGGGAAATCATTTTTACTGGAAAAACAAGGTGAAAAAATTATTAGGTATATGATTCCTTTCTTGATTTTAATAATTTCCATTTTTGAACTTAATCTAAAGCAAGGCTtagcaatttatttatttttattttatttttttatttttaatttttttgacaacACTTGGCAAGCCATAGCTTTTACTATGGGAATGATGCGCATTCAAATTTCATCTAAAATATGGTGAATAAGATCCACCGTGATTAGATTAGTTAGGGTAAAGATCCCTTTATATAGGACAAAGGCTCATGGTGCGTTCAACTCACCTACGTACAAAAACACTTCACTATGGTTTGTCCATCgagtcaaataataataataataataataataataacaacaacatgtTTTATTGTGTTTAGAGTGCAAATGACTTTTCCTTAAATGGATGAgttcaaacaaaatataggtGACATGTTTTAGtcttgtttataaaaattagactATTAACTCGGGATTTTTTTCATAAGAAGTGGATGAGCTCGTGCTTGTCACCTTCATAATAAAAAAGTGGATAAGCTATTGCAacgttgaaaaaaaataataataaatgattacGAAGAGGATAGAGAGACTAATGCAAgcattaaattgaaaaatagtaaactAAATACAGTGATGtatcagaaaaaagaaaatttgagttataaaaaaaaactatattaagTTGAAGATATAATTATGtggatttatctattttataaaaaaaaattataattatgtgctGAAATAAATGAATTCAGCTGGCTTGTCTaattccatgaaaaaaaaagtagattcATGAGCTAAGACTATTTATTTGACAAGGTAGATATAGCTAGGATCATATCATATATGGAAACAAGTCATTTGCCAATCATCCATATTGATCACTGCATGGTTGCTTTTCTTGCAAAATAAGTACCAGTCAATTAGTTTGAGCGTGGCATAATCAATGATTGTGATGGTATTGTCCACATATCTGTATTATACTCGGTTTCATTTTTCCCTAAAAACACAAAGTTATATGATCTTGTGCATGTTCCTTTTAATTCATATGAAGAACTGACGCAAAGAAGAAGATGGATGGGCATTGGTATGTTTCTTTACTGCTCACTGATTAAGAAACTTGAACTCACaattgaaatatatgaaatatacatatatatttgtaggGAATTAATGAAGGAGAATAAGTTCATACCTAAAGGAGTAGAGTGGAGAATCATCTTTCCCTCTCAATGCTTGGCTTGAGGGCACATAAGGTGGAGAGTCAGATTATATAGAGGTAGTAAATGGAAGCAAGTGGAGTTAGGCTAATTTGCATGTTGTTCTCTCATGCGGTCATAGCACCATTGTTGGCTCTCTTTGGCTTTTACTAATGGCATGCTTGCCCAAAAGCATAAGTGGCCATGAAAGATAATGTATGTGGGCGGCACCATTCTTCATGAGAAACGAACATccccacatatatatatatatatatgtttgataatataataaatccCTGTGGATAGTTGAGATGGTTGTAGTTGAAAGTTGAAAGCATTCCATGTTGCTGTCAAGACAAGGAtagatgatgatcatgatgatcAAGTGTGAAGgtgagaaatttttcatgatgATACATCAAGGATTTGTGGCATCTAGGCCCCTCCTTTGCTGTTGGAGCCATTTCTTTCAATGTACACTTTGCCAAGCCATAGTGGATTATGGTCGTTGGATGTCATGTAACACTTTTTGCTaaatcacttcaattaaaaagtagaaaaaataaaataacaaactgCCCGAAGACACAACAACACCAGACCACTAGGTGTGGTACAATAACAAAAGCACAAAGGATAAACCAACAAGAACCGAACAAAAAGAACGTTGGACACCCCAAAACCCAcccaaaagagaaaagaagatcTAGCCCGCGATCCTATCTTGCGCCTCCACACCTATGGGAGCCCACTAGCCTCATCTCTTATCTTCACTATCTCCTTATGAGAAGATTGAAAATCAGCAATCTCGTCTTCTGCCTTCACTATCACCTTATGAGTGACACCATCCATTGATTTTGCCAAAACATGCACCAAGGCCCAATACTCGGGTAAAAtttttagtaggtcactaaactttggttcattttcattttgatcaccaaacttcaatttgtatcaatttggtcacttaactttaatttaatttcgttggataataaatcaatgatttcaacccccaattgattacatAGCTGTCTGAAAATTAGAATCAGTCATcccatgacacattattaagtctattataAGTGTGCATGTCATCGAAAaagagccacatcattcatttgggagccaaaatctcttgatttactacccaatgaaatcaaattaaagctgagtgaccaaattgatgcaaattgaagttcgatgatcaaagtgacaatgagccaaagtttagtgatctactaaaaaatttacccccgAATACTCCTTCAAGTATTTCCATTTAAAGCCCAATAGAGGAGTCATAGTGGTTAAGGCTGACTCATTAACAAAATCCTCCCCAGGAAATTCCTTTTCATTTGCTAGTAAACCTCCTTCCAATGGATAAACAAATCTGGCTGCATGAACACCTCTTTCCAATGGATCCCCCACATGCTTAAGTGAGTCCGTCTCCGTATCCACCGCAGACGGCCCACTTTCAGGCCTAGGTTCAGAGATAAGCGATAAGCTTCTTGACACATTAACCTGGCCCAACAGACAGCCCACTTCACACAAGATTAAAGGATCAAACAATTCCTTATCAAGAGAAGCCTTGATTGCCTTGGGCTTGAGCAGTGATTCAATCCAACATCTAATTCTAATCGGTCCACCAGCATCTCCCAAGGTTCGCGAGAGAAAGCTCCCTTTGCCATTCGACATTGATAAAGAAGATCCATGTCAGCAGCTCCAACCACCATGGAGTTCCTTCCCGTAAACTCGGTATGCTCAACACCTGTCCTTGCTTTTGGATATTACCAAGGTAGCCAACACTCAACACGTCTACCCCTTGAGCCGCGCAACCATAACCCGTTTGTTCTCCCTAATCTCTTCTGCCTCTCTGACCGAGCCATTTCTTGATTACTAGTCTATCCCCGTACACCAGAAAAACCATCAGTTCTATGCGATAACACCCATGGGTGATCTTGCCGGACAACATTACCGGCATGGGCGTAGGGCTCCACCACCACGGGGCTTTTACTAGCGTGGGACAAGGCTCCACcacaccatcaccatcaccccCGTGGGAGCGAAGCTCCACCACAGTCGGGTAATTACAAGCAAGATCACCCCACCCtttgtcatcttcttcttcctatcGGGATGTCGAGCTTCTACTCGTAGCTTGCAATCCATCTTCTCTCCTCACCGGAGGATCACACTGATGGCCATCCTCAGGGCGAGAACCAAGTTCCATCACACCCAACAATGTCGCATCTACAACCACCTCAGTCATCTTCTTCTTACCTATCTCTTCCGATGTGAGCCAGCGAAGCACTGGTAGAGGTTCCCCACCTTCGTCTCTTAAGTCAGGAAGCACAAACCGTCCCAGGTCCCTGTGATATTTCAGGAACTCCCCCCTATCATCCTTGAGAAGCACTCCTTCGTAGCCATGGGAGCCCGCCGTAATCACCATCGGAAGATAAACCATTTCGGCGCGTGCATCTCCGTCGTTGTCATGGGAGCAAGGTTCAACCACCATCTGGAGCTCACCAAAAGACTCACCTTTCTTTCCTCCTGCTTTCTCTTTCGGCCTAAGTAAAGTTCTTATCCTCTCCGTCCCATCCCCGTTTGCTCTCCTCGCCAGAGGTTTCCACAAGCCTAACTGCACCGGCAACATCCCACTATCTTTTAGTATGTAGCCTTGAAGAGAAAAGATCAACTGGCACATACTTCGGTTGGCCATCAAAGTGAACACAAGACGCGCCCCAAGC
It encodes:
- the LOC120275205 gene encoding subtilisin-like protease SBT1.1 isoform X1; amino-acid sequence: MILHSTPLVKMISHVFLLCLMASISSMASTIQSSSPPSEESKTYIVHMDETKMATLQSSLAGSKKWHEAVFDSILELSAQEAREEEGEASSPQLLYAYNTVLSGFSAKLSPKQASSLEKIDGFLYSFPDVLLNLHTTHTPQFLGLKPGAGLWSQSSMASDVIIGVIDSGIWPEHESFQGNHFSPIPKNWKGKCEAGTNFSSNNCNRKLIGATAFWKGYEASGGFINETTEFKSVRDSEGHGTHTASTAAGNLISGASLFGNAKGSMTGMRYTARVAAYKACWSTGCANSDVLAAVDRAVADGVNVLSLSLGGGPQDYYADSIAIATFGAIQKGVFVSCSGGNSGPSAFTVSNAAPWITTVAASYIDRSFPTLVTLGDGRTFKGASLYVGKPTKQLPLVYGSNAGGEDAEYCQSGTLTRKLVQGKMVLCDRGFNGRAEKGENVKFNGGLAMLLLNSEDDGEELLADTHVLPGSSLGATASAAIKKYISSSKNPTAMIKFLGTVYGDPAPISAAFSSRGPNIMSEDIIKPDVTAPGMNILAAWPPSLSPTLLASDKRHVSFNIISGTSMSCPHVSGLAALLKSVHFNWSPAAIKSALMTTAYTVNNRNSSIIDISSGSPATPFDFGSGHVDPERASNPGLVYDITPNNYLEYLCSLNYTSKQMSAFARRTYRCSKRSVRPAAQLNYPSFSVLLSSDKPNSVSTHTRIVTNVGAARCKYTVQVRQPNKVTVNVVPKVLDFSKIGQKLSYKVTFVGNGRKGQSGYSFGHLIWTCNEFTVRSPIAVAWQ
- the LOC120275205 gene encoding subtilisin-like protease SBT1.1 isoform X2, which produces MASTIQSSSPPSEESKTYIVHMDETKMATLQSSLAGSKKWHEAVFDSILELSAQEAREEEGEASSPQLLYAYNTVLSGFSAKLSPKQASSLEKIDGFLYSFPDVLLNLHTTHTPQFLGLKPGAGLWSQSSMASDVIIGVIDSGIWPEHESFQGNHFSPIPKNWKGKCEAGTNFSSNNCNRKLIGATAFWKGYEASGGFINETTEFKSVRDSEGHGTHTASTAAGNLISGASLFGNAKGSMTGMRYTARVAAYKACWSTGCANSDVLAAVDRAVADGVNVLSLSLGGGPQDYYADSIAIATFGAIQKGVFVSCSGGNSGPSAFTVSNAAPWITTVAASYIDRSFPTLVTLGDGRTFKGASLYVGKPTKQLPLVYGSNAGGEDAEYCQSGTLTRKLVQGKMVLCDRGFNGRAEKGENVKFNGGLAMLLLNSEDDGEELLADTHVLPGSSLGATASAAIKKYISSSKNPTAMIKFLGTVYGDPAPISAAFSSRGPNIMSEDIIKPDVTAPGMNILAAWPPSLSPTLLASDKRHVSFNIISGTSMSCPHVSGLAALLKSVHFNWSPAAIKSALMTTAYTVNNRNSSIIDISSGSPATPFDFGSGHVDPERASNPGLVYDITPNNYLEYLCSLNYTSKQMSAFARRTYRCSKRSVRPAAQLNYPSFSVLLSSDKPNSVSTHTRIVTNVGAARCKYTVQVRQPNKVTVNVVPKVLDFSKIGQKLSYKVTFVGNGRKGQSGYSFGHLIWTCNEFTVRSPIAVAWQ